From Channa argus isolate prfri chromosome 21, Channa argus male v1.0, whole genome shotgun sequence, one genomic window encodes:
- the LOC137106377 gene encoding DENN domain-containing protein 2A-like isoform X2: protein MEATERMITKQDCIYSTISRLKKGSLCGFHLASVENKRTRQREAAPKHPFTPLDNLSIQRIDSAIMAHRRATFDPCSNETSVLVGSKFPRSNGGNIKDKISLWEGKEPTHPPVTSGSSSQCASVTREESLTKRNNKTANELSADSCKRCVHEEKENLRKENEGKHLGDSRPCSPVDTGKQLCTPKSNKPSENQREVDGRRVAHKEEQDHEKENVEKPRDLRPCLTTVAVQQQVGASRKGNDKRATEQSTHEKRAVFSLFKKLEAMGENHGKTPPELGNYFSPPSKDKQVEVKKKECEAVGQSGSARSSGVRDAEKQPPENMYTEPGAPPINPVPKPRRTFQHPPVSPTDTIQRQPRAQRNLPPLPSTSTRSSSKPPTGVYGRLRSERLRESIKRRSFEFEDLAGSTSPVLSHSLSQEHHYEDILDSSKENPYEDIELESQCSQQSLPSSPGADTNKASRPGFFRQNSAKSFKLLELRKTNQRTHSTSSGGISSSPQLSPPSTPTGTEHTPWLAGDPYSRTCRRIPTVVLRVNSIFEARIGKKHLRRIYHYAETSSGRDENSDSESEIEEKAKAHRQRLMSVQSILSQPKRSQVPNGTNTRKSSLEQELHQRKLFEYFLVVSLQKSKAGAHYLPEVTQQFPPKLERSFKFMRETEDQLRIIPQFCFPDAKDWEPVENFPSEMFSFVLTGEDGSRRFGYCRRLLPSGKGKRLPEVYCIVSHLGCFNLFSKVLDEVERRRALSPALVQPFMRAIMEAQFPAPGRTITIKTFLPGSGTEVMELCRPSDSRLEHVDFECLFSCLSLRLLLRVLGSLLLERRVIFTADKLSTLSQCCHAVVALLYPFVWQHTYIPVLPSAMLDIVCTPTPFIVGLLSSSLAQLTELPLEEVLVVDLGNSRFLRQMYDEESILPSKLQSALENVLERRKELANERGGDTPSDSEHLSTVVSEAFVRFYVELVGHYPLFIITEREDGYSSSSSSPVPCSFQREGFRKAITSKSVRRFLEVFMETQMFSWFIQERELHRQALKGLFEVRVQEYLDSIHENEHRRVNRFLKGLGNKMKFLSKK from the exons GGTTTCCACCTTGCTTCAGTCGAAAACAAGCGAACTAGACAAAGAGAGGCAGCGCCAAAACACCCTTTTACTCCATTAGACAACCTGAGCATCCAGAGAATAGATTCAGCCATTATGGCTCACAGAAGAGCTACCTTTGACCCTTGCAGCAATGAAACCTCTGTGCTGGTCGGAAGCAAGTTCCCCAGATCAAATGGAGGCAACATTAAGGACAAGATCTCTCTGTGGGAGGGAAAGGAGCCTACTCATCCTCCTGTTACCTCAGGTTCCTCAAGTCAGTGTGCTAGTGTAACAAGGGAAGAATCTCTGACAAAACGCAACAACAAAACTGCTAATGAGCTGAGTGCAGATAGTTGCAAGAGGTGTGTGcatgaggaaaaggaaaatctCAGGAAAGAGAATGAAGGGAAACATTTAGGGGATTCAAGACCTTGTTCCCCCGTCGACACTGGGAAACAGCTATGTACACCCAAAAGCAATAAACCCAGTGAAAACCAAAGAGAGGTTGATGGTAGAAGAGTGGCTCACAAAGAAGAACAAGATCATGAGAAAGAGAATGTAGAAAAGCCCAGAGACTTAAGACCTTGTTTGACTACGGTGgcagtgcagcagcaggtggGGGCATCAAGGAAAGGCAACGACAAGAGAGCTACAGAACAAAGCACCCACGAGAAGAGAGCTGTTTTCAGTCTCTTTAAAAAGCTGGAAGCTATGGGGGAGAACCATGGAAAAACTCCCCCAGAGCTAGGAAACTACTTCAGTCCACCAAGTAAGGACAAACAGGTAgaagtgaagaagaaagaatGTGAAGCTGTCGGTCAGAGTGGATCAGCGAGGTCCTCTGGGGTCAGAGATGCAGAGAAGCAGCCCCCGGAGAATATGTACACAGAGCCAGGGGCGCCCCCCATCAACCCAGTCCCCAAACCCAGGCGTACCTTCCAGCATCCACCTGTTAGCCCCACAGACACGATTCAGAGGCAGCCAAGAGCACAACGGAACCTGCCTCCTCTGCCCTCCACCTCCACACGGTCTTCATCAAAACCTCCTACTGGTGTTTATGGGAGACTCAGGAGCGAGAGACTCAGAGAAAGCATCAAGAG GAGATCCTTTGAGTTTGAAGACCTAGCAGGGTCAACTAGCCCAGTCCTCTCCCACTCATTGTCTCAGGAGCATCACTATGAAGACATCCTGG ACTCGTCCAAGGAGAACCCTTATGAGGACATAGAGCTGGAGAGTCAGTGCTCCCAGCAGTCTTTGCCCTCTTCTCCTGGTGCAGACACTAACAAG GCCTCGAGACCTGGCTTCTTCAGGCAAAACTCAGCTAAGAGCTTTAAGCTGCTGGAGCTGCGGAAGACCAACCAGCGGACCCACAGTACCAGCAGTGGGGGCATTTCATCCTCACCGCAGCTCAGTCCTCCCTCCACCCCAACAGGCACCGAACACACCCCCTGGCTTGCTGGGGATCCGTACAGTCGAACCTGCCGTAGAATACCAACG GTTGTGCTGAGGGTCAACAGCATTTTTGAGGCTCGAATTGGGAAGAAACATCTAAGAAGGATTTATCATTATGCTGAGACAAGTTCAGGAAGAG ATGAGAACAGTGACTCTGAGAGTGAAAttgaagaaaaagcaaaag CTCACCGTCAGCGCCTCATGTCAGTCCAGTCCATACTGAGCCAGCCGAAGAGGAGCCAGGTCCCCAACGGTACAAACACCAGGAAGAGCTCGTTGGAACAGGAGCTCCACCAGCGCAAACTGTTTGAATATTTCCTGGTTGTGTCACTGCAGAAGTCGAAAGCTGGTGCCCACTACCTGCCTGAGGTCACGCAACAGTTCCCGCCTAAG CTGGAGCGAAGCTTCAAATTCATGAGGGAGACTGAGGATCAGCTAAGGATTATTCCTCAGTTCTGTTTCCCTGATGCTAAAGACTGGGAGCCAGTGGAGAACTTCCCAAG CGAGATGTTCTCCTTTGTTTTGACTGGGGAGGATGGCAGTAGGAGGTTTGGATACTGTCGGCGCTTACTG CCCAGTGGAAAAGGCAAACGGCTTCCAGAGGTTTATTGTATCGTCAGTCACCTTGGCTGTTTTAATCTGTTCTCCAAG GTGCTGGATGAGGTGGAGAGACGGAGGGCTCTGTCTCCAGCTCTGGTGCAGCCATTCATGAGAGCCATCATGGAGGCCCAGTTTCCAGCTCCGGGCAGAACTATTACAATAAAAACTTTCCTCCCCGGCTCGGGCACTGAG GTGATGGAGCTCTGTCGGCCATCTGATTCCCGTCTGGAGCATGTGGACTTTGAATGTCTGTTCTCCTGCTTGAGTCTGCGGCTGCTGCTCCGAGTGTTGGGCTCTCTGCTGCTGGAACGAAGGGTTATCTTCACCGCTGACAAACTCAG TACCCTCTCCCAGTGCTGCCATGCCGTTGTGGCACTGCTTTACCCTTTTGTGTGGCAGCACACTTACATTCCCGTGCTGCCCTCGGCGATGCTCGACATTGTCTGCACCCCCACTCCGTTCATTGTCGGCCTGCTGTCCAGTTCCCTTGCTCAGCTCACTGAACTGCCCCTGGAGGAG GTGCTGGTAGTGGATCTTGGGAACAGTCGATTTCTCAGACAG ATGTATGATGAGGAATCGATCTTGCCCTCTAAGCTGCAATCAGCCCTTGAGAATGTTCTAGAGAGACGAAAGGAGCTGGCCAACGAAAGAGGTGGTGACACACCCAGTG ACTCTGAACATCTTAGCACCGTTGTGTCAGAGGCTTTTGTCCGTTTCTACGTGGAGTTAGTGGGCCACTATCCACTCTTCATAATCACTGAACGGGAGGATGGCTActcctcctcgtcctcttcCCCAGTCCCCTGCTCCTTCCAGAGGGAGGGTTTTCGTAAAGCAATCACATCTAAGTCTGTTCGTCGCTTTCTGGAGGTCTTCATGGAGACCCAGATGTTCAGCTGGTTCATCCAGGAGAGAGAGCTCCACAGGCAGGCTCTCAAAG GACTGTTTGAAGTGAGGGTGCAGGAATATTTAGACTCTATCCATGAGAACGAACACAGAAGGGTTAATCGATTTCTAAAAGGATTGG gaaacaaaatgaaatttctTTCCAAGAAATAA
- the LOC137106377 gene encoding DENN domain-containing protein 2A-like isoform X3: MEATERMITKQDCIYSTISRLKKGSLCGFHLASVENKRTRQREAAPKHPFTPLDNLSIQRIDSAIMAHRRATFDPCSNETSVLVGSKFPRSNGGNIKDKISLWEGKEPTHPPVTSGSSSQCASVTREESLTKRNNKTANELSADSCKRCVHEEKENLRKENEGKHLGDSRPCSPVDTGKQLCTPKSNKPSENQREVDGRRVAHKEEQDHEKENVEKPRDLRPCLTTVAVQQQVGASRKGNDKRATEQSTHEKRAVFSLFKKLEAMGENHGKTPPELGNYFSPPSKDKQVEVKKKECEAVGQSGSARSSGVRDAEKQPPENMYTEPGAPPINPVPKPRRTFQHPPVSPTDTIQRQPRAQRNLPPLPSTSTRSSSKPPTGVYGRLRSERLRESIKRRSFEFEDLAGSTSPVLSHSLSQEHHYEDILDSSKENPYEDIELESQCSQQSLPSSPGADTNKASRPGFFRQNSAKSFKLLELRKTNQRTHSTSSGGISSSPQLSPPSTPTGTEHTPWLAGDPYSRTCRRIPTVVLRVNSIFEARIGKKHLRRIYHYAETSSGRVTDENSDSESEIEEKAKAHRQRLMSVQSILSQPKRSQVPNGTNTRKSSLEQELHQRKLFEYFLVVSLQKSKAGAHYLPEVTQQFPPKLERSFKFMRETEDQLRIIPQFCFPDAKDWEPVENFPSEMFSFVLTGEDGSRRFGYCRRLLPSGKGKRLPEVYCIVSHLGCFNLFSKVLDEVERRRALSPALVQPFMRAIMEAQFPAPGRTITIKTFLPGSGTEVMELCRPSDSRLEHVDFECLFSCLSLRLLLRVLGSLLLERRVIFTADKLSTLSQCCHAVVALLYPFVWQHTYIPVLPSAMLDIVCTPTPFIVGLLSSSLAQLTELPLEEVLVVDLGNSRFLRQMYDEESILPSKLQSALENVLERRKELANERGGDTPSASSFQTLNILAPLCQRLLSVSTWS; encoded by the exons GGTTTCCACCTTGCTTCAGTCGAAAACAAGCGAACTAGACAAAGAGAGGCAGCGCCAAAACACCCTTTTACTCCATTAGACAACCTGAGCATCCAGAGAATAGATTCAGCCATTATGGCTCACAGAAGAGCTACCTTTGACCCTTGCAGCAATGAAACCTCTGTGCTGGTCGGAAGCAAGTTCCCCAGATCAAATGGAGGCAACATTAAGGACAAGATCTCTCTGTGGGAGGGAAAGGAGCCTACTCATCCTCCTGTTACCTCAGGTTCCTCAAGTCAGTGTGCTAGTGTAACAAGGGAAGAATCTCTGACAAAACGCAACAACAAAACTGCTAATGAGCTGAGTGCAGATAGTTGCAAGAGGTGTGTGcatgaggaaaaggaaaatctCAGGAAAGAGAATGAAGGGAAACATTTAGGGGATTCAAGACCTTGTTCCCCCGTCGACACTGGGAAACAGCTATGTACACCCAAAAGCAATAAACCCAGTGAAAACCAAAGAGAGGTTGATGGTAGAAGAGTGGCTCACAAAGAAGAACAAGATCATGAGAAAGAGAATGTAGAAAAGCCCAGAGACTTAAGACCTTGTTTGACTACGGTGgcagtgcagcagcaggtggGGGCATCAAGGAAAGGCAACGACAAGAGAGCTACAGAACAAAGCACCCACGAGAAGAGAGCTGTTTTCAGTCTCTTTAAAAAGCTGGAAGCTATGGGGGAGAACCATGGAAAAACTCCCCCAGAGCTAGGAAACTACTTCAGTCCACCAAGTAAGGACAAACAGGTAgaagtgaagaagaaagaatGTGAAGCTGTCGGTCAGAGTGGATCAGCGAGGTCCTCTGGGGTCAGAGATGCAGAGAAGCAGCCCCCGGAGAATATGTACACAGAGCCAGGGGCGCCCCCCATCAACCCAGTCCCCAAACCCAGGCGTACCTTCCAGCATCCACCTGTTAGCCCCACAGACACGATTCAGAGGCAGCCAAGAGCACAACGGAACCTGCCTCCTCTGCCCTCCACCTCCACACGGTCTTCATCAAAACCTCCTACTGGTGTTTATGGGAGACTCAGGAGCGAGAGACTCAGAGAAAGCATCAAGAG GAGATCCTTTGAGTTTGAAGACCTAGCAGGGTCAACTAGCCCAGTCCTCTCCCACTCATTGTCTCAGGAGCATCACTATGAAGACATCCTGG ACTCGTCCAAGGAGAACCCTTATGAGGACATAGAGCTGGAGAGTCAGTGCTCCCAGCAGTCTTTGCCCTCTTCTCCTGGTGCAGACACTAACAAG GCCTCGAGACCTGGCTTCTTCAGGCAAAACTCAGCTAAGAGCTTTAAGCTGCTGGAGCTGCGGAAGACCAACCAGCGGACCCACAGTACCAGCAGTGGGGGCATTTCATCCTCACCGCAGCTCAGTCCTCCCTCCACCCCAACAGGCACCGAACACACCCCCTGGCTTGCTGGGGATCCGTACAGTCGAACCTGCCGTAGAATACCAACG GTTGTGCTGAGGGTCAACAGCATTTTTGAGGCTCGAATTGGGAAGAAACATCTAAGAAGGATTTATCATTATGCTGAGACAAGTTCAGGAAGAG TAACAGATGAGAACAGTGACTCTGAGAGTGAAAttgaagaaaaagcaaaag CTCACCGTCAGCGCCTCATGTCAGTCCAGTCCATACTGAGCCAGCCGAAGAGGAGCCAGGTCCCCAACGGTACAAACACCAGGAAGAGCTCGTTGGAACAGGAGCTCCACCAGCGCAAACTGTTTGAATATTTCCTGGTTGTGTCACTGCAGAAGTCGAAAGCTGGTGCCCACTACCTGCCTGAGGTCACGCAACAGTTCCCGCCTAAG CTGGAGCGAAGCTTCAAATTCATGAGGGAGACTGAGGATCAGCTAAGGATTATTCCTCAGTTCTGTTTCCCTGATGCTAAAGACTGGGAGCCAGTGGAGAACTTCCCAAG CGAGATGTTCTCCTTTGTTTTGACTGGGGAGGATGGCAGTAGGAGGTTTGGATACTGTCGGCGCTTACTG CCCAGTGGAAAAGGCAAACGGCTTCCAGAGGTTTATTGTATCGTCAGTCACCTTGGCTGTTTTAATCTGTTCTCCAAG GTGCTGGATGAGGTGGAGAGACGGAGGGCTCTGTCTCCAGCTCTGGTGCAGCCATTCATGAGAGCCATCATGGAGGCCCAGTTTCCAGCTCCGGGCAGAACTATTACAATAAAAACTTTCCTCCCCGGCTCGGGCACTGAG GTGATGGAGCTCTGTCGGCCATCTGATTCCCGTCTGGAGCATGTGGACTTTGAATGTCTGTTCTCCTGCTTGAGTCTGCGGCTGCTGCTCCGAGTGTTGGGCTCTCTGCTGCTGGAACGAAGGGTTATCTTCACCGCTGACAAACTCAG TACCCTCTCCCAGTGCTGCCATGCCGTTGTGGCACTGCTTTACCCTTTTGTGTGGCAGCACACTTACATTCCCGTGCTGCCCTCGGCGATGCTCGACATTGTCTGCACCCCCACTCCGTTCATTGTCGGCCTGCTGTCCAGTTCCCTTGCTCAGCTCACTGAACTGCCCCTGGAGGAG GTGCTGGTAGTGGATCTTGGGAACAGTCGATTTCTCAGACAG ATGTATGATGAGGAATCGATCTTGCCCTCTAAGCTGCAATCAGCCCTTGAGAATGTTCTAGAGAGACGAAAGGAGCTGGCCAACGAAAGAGGTGGTGACACACCCAGTG CTTCCTCTTTCCAGACTCTGAACATCTTAGCACCGTTGTGTCAGAGGCTTTTGTCCGTTTCTACGTGGAGTTAG
- the LOC137106377 gene encoding DENN domain-containing protein 2A-like isoform X1 — protein sequence MEATERMITKQDCIYSTISRLKKGSLCGFHLASVENKRTRQREAAPKHPFTPLDNLSIQRIDSAIMAHRRATFDPCSNETSVLVGSKFPRSNGGNIKDKISLWEGKEPTHPPVTSGSSSQCASVTREESLTKRNNKTANELSADSCKRCVHEEKENLRKENEGKHLGDSRPCSPVDTGKQLCTPKSNKPSENQREVDGRRVAHKEEQDHEKENVEKPRDLRPCLTTVAVQQQVGASRKGNDKRATEQSTHEKRAVFSLFKKLEAMGENHGKTPPELGNYFSPPSKDKQVEVKKKECEAVGQSGSARSSGVRDAEKQPPENMYTEPGAPPINPVPKPRRTFQHPPVSPTDTIQRQPRAQRNLPPLPSTSTRSSSKPPTGVYGRLRSERLRESIKRRSFEFEDLAGSTSPVLSHSLSQEHHYEDILDSSKENPYEDIELESQCSQQSLPSSPGADTNKASRPGFFRQNSAKSFKLLELRKTNQRTHSTSSGGISSSPQLSPPSTPTGTEHTPWLAGDPYSRTCRRIPTVVLRVNSIFEARIGKKHLRRIYHYAETSSGRVTDENSDSESEIEEKAKAHRQRLMSVQSILSQPKRSQVPNGTNTRKSSLEQELHQRKLFEYFLVVSLQKSKAGAHYLPEVTQQFPPKLERSFKFMRETEDQLRIIPQFCFPDAKDWEPVENFPSEMFSFVLTGEDGSRRFGYCRRLLPSGKGKRLPEVYCIVSHLGCFNLFSKVLDEVERRRALSPALVQPFMRAIMEAQFPAPGRTITIKTFLPGSGTEVMELCRPSDSRLEHVDFECLFSCLSLRLLLRVLGSLLLERRVIFTADKLSTLSQCCHAVVALLYPFVWQHTYIPVLPSAMLDIVCTPTPFIVGLLSSSLAQLTELPLEEVLVVDLGNSRFLRQMYDEESILPSKLQSALENVLERRKELANERGGDTPSDSEHLSTVVSEAFVRFYVELVGHYPLFIITEREDGYSSSSSSPVPCSFQREGFRKAITSKSVRRFLEVFMETQMFSWFIQERELHRQALKGLFEVRVQEYLDSIHENEHRRVNRFLKGLGNKMKFLSKK from the exons GGTTTCCACCTTGCTTCAGTCGAAAACAAGCGAACTAGACAAAGAGAGGCAGCGCCAAAACACCCTTTTACTCCATTAGACAACCTGAGCATCCAGAGAATAGATTCAGCCATTATGGCTCACAGAAGAGCTACCTTTGACCCTTGCAGCAATGAAACCTCTGTGCTGGTCGGAAGCAAGTTCCCCAGATCAAATGGAGGCAACATTAAGGACAAGATCTCTCTGTGGGAGGGAAAGGAGCCTACTCATCCTCCTGTTACCTCAGGTTCCTCAAGTCAGTGTGCTAGTGTAACAAGGGAAGAATCTCTGACAAAACGCAACAACAAAACTGCTAATGAGCTGAGTGCAGATAGTTGCAAGAGGTGTGTGcatgaggaaaaggaaaatctCAGGAAAGAGAATGAAGGGAAACATTTAGGGGATTCAAGACCTTGTTCCCCCGTCGACACTGGGAAACAGCTATGTACACCCAAAAGCAATAAACCCAGTGAAAACCAAAGAGAGGTTGATGGTAGAAGAGTGGCTCACAAAGAAGAACAAGATCATGAGAAAGAGAATGTAGAAAAGCCCAGAGACTTAAGACCTTGTTTGACTACGGTGgcagtgcagcagcaggtggGGGCATCAAGGAAAGGCAACGACAAGAGAGCTACAGAACAAAGCACCCACGAGAAGAGAGCTGTTTTCAGTCTCTTTAAAAAGCTGGAAGCTATGGGGGAGAACCATGGAAAAACTCCCCCAGAGCTAGGAAACTACTTCAGTCCACCAAGTAAGGACAAACAGGTAgaagtgaagaagaaagaatGTGAAGCTGTCGGTCAGAGTGGATCAGCGAGGTCCTCTGGGGTCAGAGATGCAGAGAAGCAGCCCCCGGAGAATATGTACACAGAGCCAGGGGCGCCCCCCATCAACCCAGTCCCCAAACCCAGGCGTACCTTCCAGCATCCACCTGTTAGCCCCACAGACACGATTCAGAGGCAGCCAAGAGCACAACGGAACCTGCCTCCTCTGCCCTCCACCTCCACACGGTCTTCATCAAAACCTCCTACTGGTGTTTATGGGAGACTCAGGAGCGAGAGACTCAGAGAAAGCATCAAGAG GAGATCCTTTGAGTTTGAAGACCTAGCAGGGTCAACTAGCCCAGTCCTCTCCCACTCATTGTCTCAGGAGCATCACTATGAAGACATCCTGG ACTCGTCCAAGGAGAACCCTTATGAGGACATAGAGCTGGAGAGTCAGTGCTCCCAGCAGTCTTTGCCCTCTTCTCCTGGTGCAGACACTAACAAG GCCTCGAGACCTGGCTTCTTCAGGCAAAACTCAGCTAAGAGCTTTAAGCTGCTGGAGCTGCGGAAGACCAACCAGCGGACCCACAGTACCAGCAGTGGGGGCATTTCATCCTCACCGCAGCTCAGTCCTCCCTCCACCCCAACAGGCACCGAACACACCCCCTGGCTTGCTGGGGATCCGTACAGTCGAACCTGCCGTAGAATACCAACG GTTGTGCTGAGGGTCAACAGCATTTTTGAGGCTCGAATTGGGAAGAAACATCTAAGAAGGATTTATCATTATGCTGAGACAAGTTCAGGAAGAG TAACAGATGAGAACAGTGACTCTGAGAGTGAAAttgaagaaaaagcaaaag CTCACCGTCAGCGCCTCATGTCAGTCCAGTCCATACTGAGCCAGCCGAAGAGGAGCCAGGTCCCCAACGGTACAAACACCAGGAAGAGCTCGTTGGAACAGGAGCTCCACCAGCGCAAACTGTTTGAATATTTCCTGGTTGTGTCACTGCAGAAGTCGAAAGCTGGTGCCCACTACCTGCCTGAGGTCACGCAACAGTTCCCGCCTAAG CTGGAGCGAAGCTTCAAATTCATGAGGGAGACTGAGGATCAGCTAAGGATTATTCCTCAGTTCTGTTTCCCTGATGCTAAAGACTGGGAGCCAGTGGAGAACTTCCCAAG CGAGATGTTCTCCTTTGTTTTGACTGGGGAGGATGGCAGTAGGAGGTTTGGATACTGTCGGCGCTTACTG CCCAGTGGAAAAGGCAAACGGCTTCCAGAGGTTTATTGTATCGTCAGTCACCTTGGCTGTTTTAATCTGTTCTCCAAG GTGCTGGATGAGGTGGAGAGACGGAGGGCTCTGTCTCCAGCTCTGGTGCAGCCATTCATGAGAGCCATCATGGAGGCCCAGTTTCCAGCTCCGGGCAGAACTATTACAATAAAAACTTTCCTCCCCGGCTCGGGCACTGAG GTGATGGAGCTCTGTCGGCCATCTGATTCCCGTCTGGAGCATGTGGACTTTGAATGTCTGTTCTCCTGCTTGAGTCTGCGGCTGCTGCTCCGAGTGTTGGGCTCTCTGCTGCTGGAACGAAGGGTTATCTTCACCGCTGACAAACTCAG TACCCTCTCCCAGTGCTGCCATGCCGTTGTGGCACTGCTTTACCCTTTTGTGTGGCAGCACACTTACATTCCCGTGCTGCCCTCGGCGATGCTCGACATTGTCTGCACCCCCACTCCGTTCATTGTCGGCCTGCTGTCCAGTTCCCTTGCTCAGCTCACTGAACTGCCCCTGGAGGAG GTGCTGGTAGTGGATCTTGGGAACAGTCGATTTCTCAGACAG ATGTATGATGAGGAATCGATCTTGCCCTCTAAGCTGCAATCAGCCCTTGAGAATGTTCTAGAGAGACGAAAGGAGCTGGCCAACGAAAGAGGTGGTGACACACCCAGTG ACTCTGAACATCTTAGCACCGTTGTGTCAGAGGCTTTTGTCCGTTTCTACGTGGAGTTAGTGGGCCACTATCCACTCTTCATAATCACTGAACGGGAGGATGGCTActcctcctcgtcctcttcCCCAGTCCCCTGCTCCTTCCAGAGGGAGGGTTTTCGTAAAGCAATCACATCTAAGTCTGTTCGTCGCTTTCTGGAGGTCTTCATGGAGACCCAGATGTTCAGCTGGTTCATCCAGGAGAGAGAGCTCCACAGGCAGGCTCTCAAAG GACTGTTTGAAGTGAGGGTGCAGGAATATTTAGACTCTATCCATGAGAACGAACACAGAAGGGTTAATCGATTTCTAAAAGGATTGG gaaacaaaatgaaatttctTTCCAAGAAATAA